GCTTCCATATTCGCTTTCTCTCACCTAACAAACTCATCCTAATGACCTAACTGAAACGTTGTTTCTCTTGTAAATCCAACTTCCTGGGCAGAGTTAAATCAGTGAAGCCCCTCCCACTGCTGCCCCCTATAGCAAATACACCTCTTCAGAAGTGCTCCCATTAGGACATCAGTTTTCGTACCAGGCTCTGCGTCTCGCCTGGCCTGCTTAGGTGTAGGCATTAACTTACTCATCTTTCTTTATGCCCTTTACGCCAACACAGAAATATTCAATAAGTACTGAGCTGAGCTCAGTCAGCTTGGCAGAACCCTGGGGCCCTCACACCCCAAGCACCTCTTACCACTAGGTCAGTGACAGTGTAGGCATTGGGTGGGGCTGTCTCGCCCACCCGATGATGGGACACAGGCCCCACACGGAGGACACCCTCCTCCTTGAACACCCAGCGGGAGAGGGCCACAGCTAGCTCATAGTTGCCTGTCTGGGAATACCTGCAGGAGGGAAACAGGAGAAGTCTGGGCACCAGAGCCACCTTCTTTCCAGTGGTGCCTGATGAGCAGGACACTAATGTCCACCATGACAGTGCCCTAGCGAAGTTCTGCCTGTAGGCCTTTGGGCACCTAGGGACCCACGGTTAAAGGAAACacatgaacaaatgaaaagatatggGGGGTGCTGCGCTGGGTGTGATTTGCACAACAAACAATTTTCTAAAAGCAACAGTGGAGGTCAGGGGTTAGGGACCTCAAGATAAGGCACTACTACTTTAGAAAATTGGAAGtgccggctgggtgtggtggctcatgcctgtaatcccagcagtttgggaggctggggcaggcggatcacaaggtcaggagtttgagaccagcctggcccatatgatgaaaccccatctctattaaaaaatacaaaaaaattagccaggcatggtggatacctgtaatcccagctacttgggaggctgaggcagaatcacctgaacccaggaggcggaggttgcagtaagccaaagatcacgtcactgcactccagcctgggcaacagagcaagactctgtctcaaaaaaaaaaaaaaaggaaaaagaaaattggaagtgTCAATACCAGCAATATAGCAATAAAGTCCTGAAATAATCTGACAGCACCTGAAACACTCAGCCTCTGACACTTTTAGCTAAAAGTCTCCTCCTCCCGCTTCTAAGTCCTCCCCCCATACACAGACCGAACCACCTAGATCCCCAGCCCCTAAGTCTCTCGGCAGTTACCTCTGGGAGCCGGGCGTGGCCTTCTGCACTGCTGAGTTGAAGAAGGTGTCACTGAAGAAGTCGAGGGAGCCGCTGAAGATGACTCGGGCATTGTTCCTGGCTTGGAGCCCAGCGATGAGGAGGGTGTTCTTCCCCACTGCATGCGGATACTGGGAACAGAAAGAGGCTGTTACCCAAGCGGTTCCAAGTCAGGGAAGAGTTGCCGCGCCTCCTGAGCAAGAGGACAGTGGGTCAGACCAAAACGACCCTGGCCCTACCTGAAGGGGAGCCCAAGACCACAGGGCTTCTGCCCATGCCACACCCCACCAACCAGTCATTTCCTCTGCTTCAGCGAAATGTgctgttctgtttcattcttaTTTTGAAGCCTCAAGGCTGTGAGGCCCTTACCTGGGTGATAGGCTTGTCTGGGAAGAAGGAGTAAGAGGTGGAAGAGCCCGTGAGGATGTCCAACACCAAAGGGTTATCAGGATCAGCCACCATCCTGCAGCAGGACAAAAGCAGCCCAGCACTGGCCCCAGGAACTGAGCCCAAGGACAGGGGATCCCCAAGCCAGTTCTTCCCAGGAATGAATCCTTTTTTCTTAACTGCCAACCACTTAGCTCTTGTCTTGCTATAAAAAtggagtttgactttttttttttttttgagaaagatctcgctctgtcccccaggctggactgcagtggcacgatcttgactcactgcaacctctgcctcctgggttcaagcggttctcctgccttggcctcccgagtagctcaaactacaggcacataccagcacgcctagctaatttttatttttagtagagacagggtttcaccatattggcaaggctggtctcgaactcctgacctcaggtgatcgcccacctcagcctcccaaagtgctgggattacaggtgtgagccaccatgcccggccaactttttttttttaagagagaaggtctcactatgttgcccaggctggtctcccaactcctggcgtcaagcgatcctcctgcctaggcctcccaaagtgccgggattacaggagtgagtcactgcactcggCCTTGGcttaatataatacataaatctCATTTATATACCCCCAAATAATGACAATTCTGGCTTgatttccccccaaaaaaattaagGGACCCCTTCTTCCCCCAGGTTTCTGCTGGCCTTTCCCTACTCACGCACCCAACACCTCGAAAGAGGATGGGATTTAGAGGTGATTTCCCCACGATGGTTGGGGCCTTCAGCAGGTTCTCGGTGTCAGCCACGATGAGCGTATGCTGCAAAGAGCAAGCAGAAAGCAGGGTGGTGAGGAAAAGATCCCCAAGCCAGGGAGTACCTCCTCACTCCCTCTTGGTTTTTGGCTAAGCCAAGCTTTGCCGTATGTGCCTGAAACCTGGAAGGTGACAGCCTGCTTACCTGGCCGAGGTCTGAGATGTCATAGTTGTGATGGTCAATGACAGCTGTTTTCTCCTCGTCAAACTCGATCCCGCACTCACTGCCCAGCTCTCGAAGAGGGTCACCTGCACAGACCCAAAAGACACCTGGCTAAGCCCTTACAGGGGGCCTTGGGTCAAGTGTCCTGGCTTCCTTGTGACTCCCTCTCTGCCAGTCAGCCCCAGTGCCCAGCAGCCCCCAATGGAGCCCTGGACAGCAGCATGCTATTCTGCCCCCATGAGTCAGAATCTGAACTGATAAAACAGTTCCCTCACCGACTCCCAAGCTAAGACCCACCCAGTCAATGCTAATTTGACAGTTTCTATTTGTAAATCTCTCCAACTCTCTGGAAGAGTAGAAAGCACCAGAACCTCCCAGGTCAGACTCACCAATGTCTGAGCTGGCAGCTACCAGCACACTGCCTCCACCGTCAATAAAGGCACTGATAGTCTCCACGTTgatgttgcctccaaaatctgAAAGCAGGCACCAGACACAGTGACCCAGAGGtctcctctctctgctcctctgACACTTGCAGGGAGGGGACAGGAAGGGCAGAGCAGCCATGAGCACTGGCAGAGAAGCACCCTTTGGAGGCCACAATAAGGGAGAGGCTTCCCACACCACATCCCAGCAAGGGCCATCCTCCCAGCGTGAAGACTCAAAATGATGGCTTGGACTTAGAAACTTCTGGAGGTTTGGAGGAAACGGTTAGACATCTACAAATAACACTGGTCAAGCAAGCTGTGTGTATTTCAAGTCACACAGGAAATATGCATTTGGGCATGTTGCACTGCCCATATTTCATGAAACAGCTTGGGTCAGGCTCATCACCTGCACCTTTCATGCTAGTGACATTGATGACTGGAGCCAGTTTCCAGAGCCTGTCAATTCCACTCCGTCTAAATGGTTTGAGGAAGAGCACTTCTGCATCTCCAGGTGATGCCATCACTCGACACCAGTACTCCCTGGTCTGGCATGAGTCAATTTTTCCCCTATGAATCCTACAGATTCTATCCTGACATCCACAACAGAGCCACCCAGTACACTGCTTTATAAAAAGTGATCACCAAAAGGGCTCATTAATTTGTAACATTTGTAACTGAGATCCTATCCTTTTTTGGTCAATTAATTGGGTCACGTGACTACTGCCATAAGCTTCTAAAACTAGCACTGGGTGGGGCTACTGAGGCTCCAGAGTCTCCCCGAAAGGCACTCTGATGTTGAACCTAAGGTCATGAGGGGAGTCTCAGTAATCCATGTACTCATTAAACAAGGAATTCCTGTGAGccgagaagaaaaacaaagtggaCAATGTGGGAGCAGAGCTCTTAGGCCAACGTTGTTCAGGGAAGACCTGACAAGTGACATCTGAGATGTAAGCATGAGCCAGGTAGTCTGTGGGGTAAGACGATTCCCAGCATAGCGAACATCAGGTGCAAAGTCCCCGAGGTGGGTGGACATGGTCACCAGCAAGGGGCCCAGTGCAGCTTAGCTGGAGAGAAAGGAGTGGGCAGCAGGAGGCAAGGCTGGGTGACGTGAGGACACGGGCTGCACTGGGCCCCGCACCCCACACGAGACTCTACTGTGAGGAGCCACCAGGGGATTCCCAGCAGGATCCTGGCAGAATCtcattcctatttttctttttggttttttttttttttttttttttgagatggagtttcgctcttgttacccaggctggagtgcaatggcgtgatctcggctcaccattacaggcacgcgccaccatgcccagctaatattttgtatttttagtagagacggggtttcaccatgttaaccaagatggtctcgatctcttgacctcgtgatccacccgcctcggcctcccaaagtgctgggattataggcgtgagccaccgcgcccggcccccattcCTATTTTTCAAGGACGATCCTGGCGGTGGGGTAGAGACTAGGGTTTGAGGGCAAGAGTGGCTGTGGTGATGGGTGAGAAGGCCACTGTGAAAATCTAGGCAGTGAAGAGTGCTGAGCCAACCTTGGAGCAGAAACGGAGGGAGGAGTGGCAGGCTTCCATGCCTTCTGATGGCGCAGCCGCAGGGCCTGCTGATGGTTCTACAGGGGCGTTAGAACAGCGCCGAGGAGTCTGGCTGAACAAGTGGAAGGATGGATGTGCCAATTTACTGAGACTGGACACAGAAGTGTGTCATTAGACCCCGAGCAGCAGGTGGAAATGAGTCCATCAAATGATTTTGTAAAGATCTAAATATGAGAAGAGCTCTGTTTTTGAGGGGTAATCttcagcagaaaataaaaagtgcctTAACTGACCTTCAGGCATACTCAGAGACTCCTGTTTTTTCTACCTCTACCTCTCATACTACATTCAAAAAGCCATCTCTTCACTCTCCTTCGGAGAGGCCAGGCAGTCCTAGACATTCCAAAAGCAGCCTACAGCACAGTGCAGTGGTTTGCAATCTTGGGCCATTCCGCCCCTAAGAGCAATGTCCGGAGACATTTCTTCACTGTCACAGTAACAGGGAAGTGGCTACAGGCATTAGTGGGCTGAGGCCCGGGGCACGCTGAACACgctacagtgcacaggacagcctcaCCACcgtaaaaaaattatccaggctgaAACGTCAAGAGTGCGCCTGTTGAAACTTTTATAGAGTAGACAGAACACGGGCTTTGAAATTGAGACCACCTGGGGTTAAAACTAGGCAAATCccgccaggtacagtggctcacgcctgtaatcccaacactttgggaggctgaggtgggcagatcacctgaggtcgggagactGAGaccaagcctgaccaacatggagaaaccccgtctctaataaaaatacaaaaaaaaaaaaaaaaaaaaaaaaattaggcacatgcctgtaatcccaggtacttggaggctgaggcaggagaatcgcttgaaccagggaaggagagattgcggtaagctgagatcacgcactgcactccaccccgggcaacaagagcaaaactccatctcaaaaaaaaaaaaaaactaggcaaaTCCCTTCACTCTTCTGAACCTATTTCCCCATCTACAACAAGGATCTAGTTTCTCCCAAGTACAGAAGATGTGCTGAAAATTTATTCCCTTGTAGCCATGActgccagtgacctgggagcCTTCTGATGCCAGAGAGGGCAAGGAAGTCACTGGGGCATGGAGAGGGCAGTCAGGCCAGCACTCACACACCTGAGAGGGTGATGGTGACGGCAGTCACGGGACCAAAGCAGGGCCCTGGGAGCATGCCCCAAACCCCACCGTGAACCCTACCCTGCAGCCTTTCCCCAGGAATGCCTGAGAGGATTTTCGCAGCAGCACCTTCCAAAGTGTGGAACCCACTCCACCAGAAGCAGAAAAAGTGGCAACAGTAATGCAGGAACCAGGCTTTAAATAACCTTGAATCTCAGAGAGAGAAAGTTACTTTCCTTCCCTATTTTTCAAGCTTTCTCCATCAAAGAGAATGTCTTAGTTTGATACTAGATGTTAGAACTTCTAATGCTTGCTAATCTCCTTTTTCAAGAGGGAATCTCAGGTTCAAAGCCTTCAGCAGGCAGCAGTATCTGGCTAGAACTTAAGGGtgttgtttttattctatttatagtTACCTTCTACATACATCGAGTGATGACACTGGATTTCCATTTTCAGTAGTGATTCTGGGTTCACTATTGGTTcccttttaaaatgacatttttagtttttcttttctatcttttttgagacagggtcttgctgtgccgcccaggctggagtgcagttggcatgatctcagctcactgcagccttgaccaccagggctcaacaatcctcccacctcagcttccccagaagctgggactacaggcatgcgccaccacgcctgtctaattttgttcactttttgtagagatgaggtttcactatgttgcccaggctggtctcaaactcctggactcaagcaatccttctgccttggcctcccaaagtgatgggattacagggataagctattgtacctggccttttttttgtggggggagaGGGGG
Above is a window of Saimiri boliviensis isolate mSaiBol1 chromosome 11, mSaiBol1.pri, whole genome shotgun sequence DNA encoding:
- the DDOST gene encoding dolichyl-diphosphooligosaccharide--protein glycosyltransferase 48 kDa subunit, with amino-acid sequence MGPSSAARVWAHLWLLLLLLGAVCASGPRTLVLLDNLNLRETHSLFFRSLKDRGFELTFKTADDPSLSLIKYGEFLYDNLIIFSPSVEDFGGNINVETISAFIDGGGSVLVAASSDIGDPLRELGSECGIEFDEEKTAVIDHHNYDISDLGQHTLIVADTENLLKAPTIVGKSPLNPILFRGVGMVADPDNPLVLDILTGSSTSYSFFPDKPITQYPHAVGKNTLLIAGLQARNNARVIFSGSLDFFSDTFFNSAVQKATPGSQRYSQTGNYELAVALSRWVFKEEGVLRVGPVSHHRVGETAPPNAYTVTDLVEYSIVIQQLSNGKWVPFDGDDIQLEFVRIDPFVRTFLKKKGGKYSVQFKLPDVYGVFQFKVDYNRLGYTHLYSSTQVSVRPLQHTQYERFIPSAYPYYASAFSMMLGLFIFSIVFLHMKEKEKSD